A genomic segment from Pseudoduganella chitinolytica encodes:
- a CDS encoding ABC transporter substrate-binding protein, which translates to MTFKSLVLGAVLATSGATALAQQFVALPSYRVGPYASGGAGFYGGIIDYFNLVNAAGGVNGVKVTWEECETEYNPSRGVECYERLKTSQGGATLVEPLSTGIAYGILDRIPQDKIPMTMLGYGRSDAANGKVFPYVFPLISSYWSQAAAMVKYLADKNGGNLKGKKIVHLYHDSAFGKEPLPVLEALAKQHGFELVKVPVAPPGSEQQAQWLQIRQARPDHVILWGWGVMNSVAIKTAQRNGFPRDKILGVWWAGSEEDTVPSGDAAKGYTAMSFNTPGNYPVLDDIRKKVYAAGKGNLPDQGRIGSVYHMRGVTAGILFTEAMRTAQDKFGKGKPVTGEQLRWGLENLNIDAARQKAIGAANMFPTVKTSCEDHEGSGAVKVQQWDGKKWVAITPNWIVGDRALVKRLVDESSNKYAAEKKLTPACMK; encoded by the coding sequence ATGACGTTCAAATCCCTCGTACTCGGTGCCGTGCTGGCGACCAGCGGCGCCACGGCGCTGGCCCAGCAGTTCGTTGCGCTGCCGTCCTACCGCGTCGGCCCGTATGCCTCCGGCGGCGCCGGCTTCTATGGCGGCATCATCGACTACTTCAACCTCGTCAACGCGGCGGGCGGCGTGAACGGCGTCAAGGTCACGTGGGAAGAGTGCGAGACGGAATACAACCCGTCGCGCGGCGTCGAATGCTACGAGCGGCTGAAGACGAGCCAGGGCGGCGCCACGCTGGTCGAGCCCCTGTCGACGGGGATCGCGTACGGCATCCTGGACCGCATCCCGCAGGACAAGATCCCGATGACGATGCTGGGCTACGGCCGCTCCGATGCCGCCAACGGCAAGGTGTTCCCGTACGTGTTCCCGCTGATCTCCAGCTACTGGAGCCAGGCCGCGGCCATGGTCAAGTACCTGGCCGACAAGAACGGCGGCAACCTGAAGGGCAAGAAGATCGTGCACCTGTACCACGACTCCGCCTTCGGCAAGGAACCCTTGCCGGTGCTGGAGGCGCTGGCGAAACAGCATGGCTTCGAGCTGGTCAAGGTTCCCGTGGCGCCGCCGGGCAGCGAACAGCAGGCGCAGTGGCTGCAGATCCGCCAGGCGCGGCCCGACCACGTGATCCTGTGGGGCTGGGGCGTCATGAATTCGGTCGCCATCAAGACCGCGCAGCGCAACGGCTTCCCGCGCGACAAGATCCTCGGCGTGTGGTGGGCCGGCTCCGAGGAAGACACCGTGCCGTCCGGGGACGCCGCCAAGGGCTATACGGCGATGTCGTTCAACACCCCCGGCAACTACCCGGTGCTGGACGACATCCGCAAGAAGGTCTATGCGGCCGGCAAGGGCAACTTGCCCGACCAGGGCCGCATCGGCTCCGTCTACCACATGCGTGGCGTCACGGCCGGCATCCTGTTCACCGAGGCGATGCGCACCGCGCAGGACAAGTTCGGCAAGGGCAAACCCGTCACGGGCGAGCAGTTGCGCTGGGGCCTGGAAAACCTGAACATCGACGCCGCGCGCCAGAAGGCCATCGGCGCAGCCAACATGTTCCCGACCGTGAAGACCAGCTGCGAAGACCACGAGGGTTCTGGCGCCGTCAAGGTGCAGCAATGGGACGGCAAGAAATGGGTGGCCATCACGCCGAACTGGATCGTGGGCGACCGCGCGCTGGTGAAACGGCTGGTGGACGAATCGTCCAACAAGTACGCGGCGGAGAAGAAGCTGACGCCCGCCTGCATGAAGTGA
- a CDS encoding phenylacetate--CoA ligase family protein: MTLDSRETRAPAEREADLMARLPGLIAQARTAPGWARILGDVDPAGIDTRAALARLPVTRKADLKALQQQDKPFGGLTSTPPRRLGRIYMSPGPIFDAEGRSPDWWRFARPLYAAGVRPGGLLQNCFSYHFTPAAFMVESAAALIGCTVIPAGSGQTELQVQAMADLRPDTYVGTPSFLKLIVEKAREMGADIGSVRHALLSAEALPDSLRQWFVDQGIAHVCQAYASADAGAIAYETRTDDKLNPGMVLDEEVILEILRPGSGEPVPAGEVGEVVLTVFNPDYPLVRFATGDLSAVLADAPPSPCGRTNTRIRGWLGRADQTTKVRGMFVHPAQVHEVARRHPQVGKVRLVVTGTIADETMTLHCEVDDLTGPVETIVATIREVTKLRDDVRFVARGSLPNDGKVIDDARDYR, from the coding sequence ATGACCCTGGACAGCCGCGAAACGCGCGCGCCGGCCGAACGCGAGGCCGACCTGATGGCGCGCCTGCCCGGCCTGATCGCGCAAGCCCGCACGGCACCGGGCTGGGCGCGCATCCTGGGCGACGTCGACCCGGCCGGCATCGATACGCGCGCCGCGCTGGCGCGCCTGCCCGTCACGCGCAAGGCCGACCTGAAGGCGCTGCAGCAGCAGGACAAGCCGTTCGGCGGCCTGACCAGCACGCCGCCGCGCCGGCTGGGCCGCATCTACATGTCGCCCGGTCCCATCTTCGATGCGGAAGGCCGTTCGCCCGACTGGTGGCGTTTCGCGCGGCCGTTGTACGCGGCCGGCGTACGCCCCGGCGGCCTGCTGCAGAACTGCTTCTCGTACCATTTCACGCCGGCCGCCTTCATGGTGGAATCGGCGGCGGCCCTGATCGGCTGCACGGTGATCCCGGCCGGCAGCGGCCAGACGGAACTGCAGGTGCAGGCGATGGCCGACCTGCGGCCGGACACCTATGTCGGCACGCCGTCGTTCCTGAAGCTGATCGTGGAGAAGGCGCGCGAGATGGGGGCGGACATCGGCAGCGTGCGGCACGCGCTGCTGAGCGCCGAGGCGCTGCCCGATTCGCTGCGCCAGTGGTTCGTCGACCAAGGTATCGCGCACGTGTGCCAGGCCTATGCGTCCGCTGACGCCGGCGCCATCGCCTATGAAACGCGCACGGACGACAAGCTCAATCCCGGCATGGTGCTGGACGAGGAGGTCATCCTGGAAATCCTGCGGCCCGGCTCCGGCGAACCCGTGCCGGCCGGCGAAGTGGGCGAGGTCGTGCTGACGGTGTTCAATCCGGACTATCCGCTGGTCCGCTTTGCCACCGGCGACCTGTCGGCCGTGCTGGCCGATGCGCCGCCGTCGCCGTGCGGACGCACCAACACGCGCATCCGCGGCTGGCTGGGGCGCGCGGACCAGACCACCAAGGTGCGCGGCATGTTCGTGCATCCGGCCCAGGTGCACGAGGTGGCGCGGCGCCATCCGCAGGTGGGCAAGGTGCGCCTGGTCGTGACGGGAACGATCGCGGACGAGACGATGACCCTGCATTGCGAGGTCGATGATCTCACGGGGCCGGTGGAGACCATCGTCGCAACGATACGCGAGGTGACGAAACTGCGCGACGACGTGCGCTTCGTCGCGCGCGGCAGCCTGCCCAACGACGGCAAGGTGATCGACGACGCGCGCGACTACCGCTGA
- a CDS encoding ABC transporter ATP-binding protein produces MSYLSVNNIEVIYDHVILVLKGVSLQVPQGKIVALLGANGAGKSTTLKTISTLLRGERGDVTKGEVRFQGERIDQLTPNELVRRGLSQVMEGRHCFGHLTIEENLLTGAYTRKASRAELRDSLDKVYHYFPRLKERRASQAGYTSGGEQQMCAIGRALMAKPSMILLDEPSMGIAPQIVAEIFDIVKDLNARENVSFLLAEQNTMVALRYADFGYILENGRVVMEGAAADLADNEDVKEFYLGVSGAERKSFRDQKFYRRRKRWLA; encoded by the coding sequence ATGAGCTACCTGTCCGTCAACAACATCGAGGTGATCTACGACCACGTGATCCTCGTGCTCAAGGGCGTGTCGCTGCAGGTCCCGCAGGGGAAGATCGTCGCGCTGCTGGGCGCGAACGGGGCCGGCAAGTCGACCACGCTGAAGACCATCTCGACCCTCTTGCGCGGCGAGCGGGGCGACGTGACGAAGGGAGAAGTGCGTTTCCAGGGCGAGCGGATCGACCAGCTGACGCCCAATGAGCTGGTGCGGCGCGGCCTGTCGCAGGTGATGGAGGGGCGGCACTGCTTCGGCCATCTCACCATCGAGGAAAACCTGCTGACGGGCGCGTACACCCGCAAGGCCTCGCGTGCCGAGCTGCGCGACTCGCTCGACAAGGTGTACCACTACTTCCCGCGCCTGAAGGAGCGCCGCGCCAGCCAGGCCGGGTACACGTCCGGGGGCGAGCAGCAGATGTGCGCCATCGGCCGTGCGCTGATGGCGAAGCCGTCGATGATCCTGCTGGACGAGCCGTCGATGGGGATCGCGCCGCAGATCGTCGCGGAGATCTTCGACATCGTCAAGGACCTGAACGCGCGCGAGAACGTGTCGTTCCTGCTGGCCGAACAGAACACGATGGTGGCACTGCGCTACGCGGACTTCGGCTACATCCTGGAGAACGGCCGCGTGGTGATGGAGGGCGCGGCCGCCGACCTGGCCGACAACGAGGACGTCAAGGAGTTCTACTTGGGCGTCTCGGGCGCCGAGCGCAAGAGCTTCCGCGACCAGAAATTCTATCGCCGGCGCAAACGCTGGCTGGCCTGA
- a CDS encoding ABC transporter ATP-binding protein gives MQMNEPDAYFQAGRQSGPVILDLRNISLSFGGVKALTDISFDVRQHEIRAIIGPNGAGKSSMLNVINGVYRPQQGEIVYRGEHRKNMDCYAAAKSGIARTFQNIALFKGMTVLDNIMTGRNLKMTSNFLLQALYWGPARREEIAHRHKAEEIIDFLEIQHIRKTPVGRLPYGLQKRVELGRALAAEPDILLLDEPMAGMNVEEKQDMCRFILDVNDQFGTTIVLIEHDMGVVMDISDRVVVLDYGRKIGDGTPSEVRANPEVISAYLGGAHGH, from the coding sequence ATGCAGATGAACGAACCCGATGCCTATTTCCAGGCAGGGCGCCAGAGCGGCCCGGTGATTTTAGACCTGCGCAATATCTCGCTGTCGTTCGGCGGCGTCAAGGCACTGACCGACATCTCGTTCGACGTGCGCCAGCACGAGATCCGCGCCATCATCGGCCCCAATGGCGCCGGTAAAAGCTCGATGCTGAACGTGATCAACGGCGTGTACCGCCCGCAGCAGGGCGAAATCGTTTACCGGGGCGAGCACCGCAAGAACATGGATTGCTACGCGGCCGCGAAATCCGGCATCGCCCGCACGTTCCAGAACATCGCGCTGTTCAAGGGCATGACGGTGCTGGACAACATCATGACGGGCCGGAACCTCAAAATGACGTCGAACTTCCTGCTGCAGGCGCTGTACTGGGGCCCGGCACGACGCGAGGAGATCGCCCACCGCCACAAGGCCGAGGAGATCATCGACTTCCTCGAGATCCAGCACATCCGCAAGACCCCCGTGGGCCGGCTGCCGTACGGCCTGCAGAAGCGCGTGGAGCTGGGCCGGGCGCTGGCGGCCGAGCCGGACATCCTGCTGCTGGACGAGCCGATGGCCGGCATGAACGTGGAGGAAAAGCAGGACATGTGCCGCTTCATCCTGGACGTGAACGACCAGTTCGGCACGACGATCGTGCTGATCGAGCACGACATGGGTGTCGTGATGGACATCTCGGACCGCGTCGTCGTGCTCGATTACGGCCGCAAGATCGGCGATGGCACACCAAGCGAGGTGCGGGCCAATCCGGAGGTGATCTCGGCGTATCTGGGAGGCGCGCATGGACATTAA
- a CDS encoding MmcQ/YjbR family DNA-binding protein, with protein MNLNKAKQLCRSFPGVTEEIKWSGVLVYCVGGKMFAATDNDDQATRLSLKVEDDAFLALTDRPGFVPAPYLARAKWVMIDDFKAVSDTEAASLLRRAYELIFAKLTKKLQRELGGTP; from the coding sequence ATGAACCTGAACAAAGCCAAACAACTGTGCCGCTCCTTCCCCGGCGTGACGGAGGAGATCAAATGGAGCGGCGTGCTGGTCTACTGCGTGGGCGGCAAGATGTTTGCCGCCACCGACAACGACGACCAGGCCACTCGCCTCAGCTTGAAGGTCGAGGACGACGCCTTCCTGGCCTTGACGGACCGCCCCGGCTTCGTGCCGGCGCCCTACCTGGCGCGCGCGAAATGGGTGATGATCGACGACTTCAAGGCCGTGTCGGACACCGAGGCGGCCAGCCTGCTGCGCCGCGCCTACGAGCTCATCTTCGCCAAGCTGACAAAAAAACTGCAGCGCGAGCTCGGAGGCACGCCATGA
- a CDS encoding PEP-CTERM sorting domain-containing protein, with product MSMNSLTRTAILGACLLAGTAHALPRYTLTDLASLTPELSNVQWTTLNNAGEMMGSHSTAGTLLYRWGTIEPLRLTGSPAGFNDHGDAVFQFRNSGGEYRSYLRTRFGRISQIPDSAQGDHMSSPWDLNDAREVIGSGYRNGAQQALLYSNGVTTNLGTLGGNQATALGLNNAGTVVGWSETTVGDFQRSPFIYENGTMQLLAVPGPGSEAEGINDLGQVIVNQRFRHAWIWQDGELTTVQMPGAEVTQAREINNLGQVVGSSLSRQGIQPWIYEDGEMAYLRDRIDGSGYSVDLVYDLNDDGQILAQARRDNGTFAYVLLTPAIPEPGTWAMLAGGLGLIAVWRRRTLAVQR from the coding sequence ATGAGTATGAACTCCCTTACCCGTACCGCCATCCTCGGCGCCTGTCTGCTGGCCGGCACCGCCCATGCCCTGCCGCGCTACACCCTGACCGACCTGGCGTCGCTGACGCCAGAGCTGTCGAACGTCCAATGGACGACCCTCAACAACGCTGGCGAAATGATGGGGTCCCACAGCACCGCCGGCACGCTGCTCTACCGCTGGGGCACGATCGAGCCGCTGCGGCTCACCGGCTCGCCGGCCGGGTTCAATGACCATGGCGACGCCGTCTTCCAGTTCCGTAACAGCGGCGGCGAATACCGGTCCTACCTGCGCACCCGTTTCGGCAGGATCAGCCAGATTCCGGACAGCGCGCAGGGCGACCACATGTCCTCGCCGTGGGACCTCAACGACGCCCGCGAGGTCATCGGCTCCGGGTACCGCAACGGCGCCCAGCAGGCCTTGCTCTACTCGAACGGCGTGACGACGAACCTCGGCACCCTGGGCGGCAACCAGGCGACGGCGCTGGGCCTGAACAACGCCGGCACGGTGGTCGGCTGGTCCGAGACCACGGTGGGCGATTTCCAGCGCAGCCCGTTCATCTACGAGAACGGCACGATGCAGCTGCTGGCGGTGCCCGGCCCCGGCAGCGAGGCCGAGGGCATCAACGACCTGGGCCAGGTCATCGTCAACCAGCGCTTCCGCCACGCGTGGATCTGGCAGGACGGCGAACTGACGACGGTGCAGATGCCCGGTGCGGAGGTCACGCAGGCGCGCGAGATCAACAACCTGGGCCAGGTCGTCGGCTCGTCGCTGAGCAGGCAAGGCATCCAGCCGTGGATCTACGAGGATGGCGAGATGGCCTACCTGCGCGACCGCATCGACGGCAGCGGCTACAGCGTCGATCTCGTCTACGACCTGAACGACGACGGCCAGATCCTGGCCCAGGCGCGGCGCGACAACGGCACCTTTGCCTACGTGCTGCTGACACCGGCCATTCCCGAACCCGGCACGTGGGCCATGCTGGCCGGGGGCCTCGGGTTGATCGCCGTGTGGCGCCGCCGCACGCTGGCGGTTCAGCGGTAG
- a CDS encoding hydrolase: MSNPKLEVLTPHNSQIIFIDHQPQMAFGVQSIDRQVLKNNTVALAKAAKVFAIPTIITTVETQSFSGNTYPELLDVFPGQDILERTSMNSWDDQKVRDALARNGKKKVIVSGLWTEVCNNSFALCAMLEGDYEIYMVADASGGTSKEAHDYAMQRMIQAGVVPVTWQQVMLEWQRDWAHRDSYDAVMTIVKEHSGAYGMGVDYAYTMVHKAPSRATAQHETLAPVPAR, translated from the coding sequence ATGAGTAACCCGAAACTGGAAGTCCTGACCCCGCACAACAGCCAGATCATCTTCATCGACCACCAGCCGCAGATGGCCTTTGGCGTGCAGTCGATTGACCGCCAGGTCCTGAAGAACAACACCGTCGCGCTGGCGAAAGCGGCCAAGGTGTTCGCGATCCCCACCATCATCACGACCGTCGAGACGCAGAGCTTCTCGGGCAATACGTATCCGGAACTGCTGGACGTGTTCCCGGGCCAGGACATCCTGGAACGCACGTCGATGAACTCGTGGGACGACCAGAAAGTGCGCGACGCGCTGGCCAGGAACGGCAAGAAGAAGGTGATCGTATCGGGCCTGTGGACGGAGGTGTGCAACAACAGCTTCGCGCTGTGCGCCATGCTGGAAGGCGACTACGAGATCTACATGGTGGCCGACGCGTCGGGCGGCACGTCGAAGGAAGCGCACGACTACGCCATGCAGCGCATGATCCAGGCCGGCGTGGTGCCGGTGACGTGGCAGCAGGTGATGCTGGAATGGCAGCGCGACTGGGCGCACCGCGACAGCTACGATGCCGTGATGACCATCGTCAAGGAACACTCGGGCGCGTACGGCATGGGCGTCGACTACGCCTACACGATGGTGCACAAGGCGCCGTCGCGCGCCACCGCGCAGCACGAGACGCTGGCGCCAGTGCCGGCCAGATAA
- a CDS encoding branched-chain amino acid ABC transporter permease has product MNFFFEVLIGGLLSGVMYALVAIGFVLIYKASGVFNFAQGAMVFFAALTCVGFMDKFGMPLWLAIPATVVVMVLLGLCIERVVLRPLVNQPEITLFMATIGLAFFLEGLAQLLWDSQVHQLVLPIEDVPLQSVLDRFNLVVSQFDVTAAAVCGVLVLLLAVLFAKTKVGRALRAVADDHQAALAVGIPLQRIWAILWAVAGVVALVAGLLWGARNGVQFALTFIALKALPVLILGGFTSVPGAIVGGLIIGASEKLAEVYIGPLVGGGIEGWFPYVLALLFLLVRPEGLFGEKIIRRI; this is encoded by the coding sequence ATTAACTTCTTCTTCGAAGTCCTGATCGGCGGCCTGCTGTCGGGCGTGATGTACGCGCTCGTCGCCATCGGCTTCGTGCTAATCTATAAGGCCTCGGGCGTGTTCAATTTTGCCCAGGGCGCGATGGTGTTCTTTGCCGCGTTGACGTGCGTGGGCTTCATGGACAAATTCGGCATGCCGCTGTGGCTTGCCATCCCTGCCACCGTCGTCGTGATGGTGCTCCTGGGCCTGTGCATCGAGCGCGTGGTGCTGCGCCCTCTCGTCAACCAGCCCGAGATCACGCTGTTCATGGCCACCATCGGCCTGGCGTTCTTCCTCGAGGGCCTGGCCCAGCTGCTGTGGGACTCGCAGGTGCATCAACTGGTGCTGCCGATCGAGGACGTGCCCCTGCAATCGGTGCTGGACCGCTTCAACCTCGTCGTTTCACAGTTCGACGTGACAGCGGCCGCCGTATGCGGCGTGCTGGTACTGCTGCTGGCCGTGCTGTTCGCTAAAACGAAGGTCGGGCGCGCGCTGCGGGCCGTGGCGGACGATCACCAGGCCGCGCTGGCCGTCGGCATTCCGCTGCAGCGCATCTGGGCCATCCTGTGGGCCGTGGCCGGCGTCGTCGCGCTGGTGGCGGGCCTGTTGTGGGGCGCCCGCAACGGCGTGCAGTTCGCGCTGACGTTCATCGCGTTGAAAGCGCTGCCGGTCCTGATTCTGGGCGGCTTCACGTCGGTGCCCGGCGCCATCGTCGGTGGCCTGATCATCGGTGCCTCGGAAAAGCTGGCCGAAGTCTATATCGGCCCCCTGGTCGGCGGCGGCATCGAGGGCTGGTTCCCGTACGTGCTGGCCTTGCTGTTCCTGCTGGTGCGGCCCGAAGGGCTGTTCGGCGAAAAGATCATCCGGAGGATCTGA
- a CDS encoding hypoxanthine-guanine phosphoribosyltransferase: MYEFHHQRARALLDNAEEIFDADRVQGAVRQVARTLNERFGAEDEFPLVLGVMGGAVVFTGHLLPQLSFPLEFDYIHVSRYGDEDRGGEVVWKVVPRSNVAGRTVIVVDDILDEGETLAHVKQRLLDMGAKEVIIAVFADKAIGKAKPVRADIVGLTIPNRFVVGFGMDAYGYWRNLPGLWALRGEDLSGG, from the coding sequence ATGTACGAATTTCATCATCAACGGGCCCGCGCCCTGCTCGACAACGCGGAAGAGATCTTTGACGCGGACCGCGTCCAGGGCGCCGTGCGCCAGGTGGCGCGCACGTTGAACGAACGCTTCGGCGCCGAAGACGAATTCCCCCTCGTGCTGGGCGTGATGGGCGGCGCCGTCGTGTTCACCGGCCACCTGCTGCCACAGCTGTCGTTCCCGCTCGAATTCGACTACATCCACGTCAGCCGCTATGGCGACGAGGACCGCGGCGGCGAAGTGGTGTGGAAAGTGGTGCCGCGCTCGAACGTGGCGGGCCGCACCGTCATCGTCGTCGACGATATCCTGGACGAAGGCGAGACGCTGGCGCACGTGAAGCAGCGCCTGCTGGACATGGGCGCCAAGGAAGTCATCATCGCCGTGTTCGCGGACAAGGCGATCGGCAAGGCCAAGCCGGTACGGGCCGACATCGTCGGGCTGACGATCCCCAACCGCTTCGTGGTGGGCTTCGGCATGGACGCCTACGGCTATTGGCGCAACCTGCCGGGCCTGTGGGCCTTGCGCGGCGAGGACTTGTCCGGCGGTTGA
- a CDS encoding NAD(P)H-dependent flavin oxidoreductase: MALPQVLQNLSLPVIASPMFIASGPALVAAQCKAGIVGSFPALNARPAELLDTWLTDLQAELADFQRANPDKKVGPIAVNQIVHQSNDRLAHDVEVCVKHQVPIIISSLRAPPKEMLDAIHSYGGIVLHDVVSIRHAQKALEAGVDGLILVAAGAGGHAGTLSPFALVGEVRKFFDGPIALSGSIASGDAILAAQAMGADFAYIGSRWLATQESNVSDGYREAIVESSAADIVYTNLFTGVHGNYLKKSIVAAGLDPEALPESDKSKMSFGSGSAKAWRDIWGAGQGVGLMDDVPTVAEMVERLKAEYAAARARLAL, encoded by the coding sequence ATGGCCCTGCCTCAAGTGCTGCAAAACCTGTCCCTTCCCGTTATCGCTTCGCCGATGTTCATCGCCAGCGGTCCCGCCCTGGTGGCGGCGCAGTGCAAGGCCGGCATCGTCGGCTCGTTCCCGGCACTGAATGCCCGCCCGGCCGAGCTGCTCGACACGTGGCTGACGGATTTGCAGGCCGAGCTGGCCGACTTCCAGCGCGCCAATCCGGACAAGAAGGTCGGCCCCATCGCCGTCAACCAGATCGTGCACCAGTCGAACGACCGCCTGGCCCATGACGTGGAAGTGTGCGTCAAGCACCAGGTGCCGATCATCATCTCGTCGCTGCGCGCGCCGCCGAAGGAGATGCTGGACGCGATCCACAGCTACGGCGGCATCGTGCTGCACGACGTGGTGTCGATCCGTCACGCGCAGAAGGCGCTGGAAGCCGGTGTCGATGGCCTGATCCTGGTGGCGGCCGGCGCCGGCGGCCATGCCGGTACGCTGTCGCCGTTCGCGCTGGTCGGTGAAGTGCGCAAGTTCTTCGACGGCCCGATCGCGTTGTCCGGCTCGATCGCCAGCGGCGACGCGATCCTGGCGGCGCAGGCGATGGGCGCCGACTTCGCGTACATCGGCTCGCGCTGGCTGGCCACGCAGGAATCGAACGTCAGCGACGGCTACCGCGAAGCGATCGTCGAGTCCAGTGCGGCCGACATCGTCTACACGAACCTGTTCACGGGCGTGCACGGCAACTACCTGAAGAAATCGATCGTCGCGGCCGGCCTCGATCCGGAAGCGCTGCCCGAATCGGACAAGAGCAAGATGAGCTTCGGCTCCGGCAGCGCCAAGGCATGGCGCGACATCTGGGGCGCCGGCCAGGGCGTCGGCCTGATGGACGACGTGCCGACGGTGGCCGAGATGGTCGAGCGGCTGAAGGCGGAATACGCGGCGGCGCGGGCGCGCCTGGCGCTGTAA
- a CDS encoding branched-chain amino acid ABC transporter permease — translation MFYREAGQFKTTYEADGQILPIRQDRIALLATLAVAVLVLPFVATPYFLSAILIPFLIFALAALGLNILTGYAGQLSLGTAAFMAVGAFASWNFVYRFPGLPILAAFALGGLCAAMVGIAFGLPSLRIRGFYLAASTLATQFFVVWCLTKIPALTGGSASGVITAQKIVILGYAFDTPQRKYVLVLLIVALMALLAKNLVRSNVGRSWMAVRDMDVAAEVIGIRLMRAKLLAFAVSSFYCGVAGALYAFAYLGTVEPEAYSLDLSFRILFMIIIGGVGSILGSFLGAAFIVLLPVGLNIVAHGLGLPTSVASNLELMVFGALIVFFLIVEPHGLARLWQIGKEKLRLWPFPH, via the coding sequence ATGTTCTATCGTGAAGCGGGCCAGTTCAAGACCACGTACGAGGCGGACGGCCAGATCCTGCCCATCCGCCAGGACCGCATCGCGCTGCTGGCGACGCTGGCGGTGGCGGTGCTGGTGTTGCCGTTCGTCGCCACGCCCTACTTCCTGTCCGCGATCCTGATCCCGTTCCTGATCTTCGCGCTGGCGGCGCTGGGCCTGAACATCCTGACGGGCTACGCGGGCCAGCTGTCGCTGGGTACTGCCGCATTCATGGCGGTGGGCGCATTCGCGTCGTGGAATTTTGTCTACCGCTTCCCCGGCCTGCCGATCCTGGCCGCGTTCGCGCTGGGCGGCCTGTGCGCGGCCATGGTCGGCATCGCGTTCGGCCTGCCCTCCTTGCGCATCCGCGGCTTTTACCTCGCCGCCTCCACGCTGGCAACGCAGTTCTTCGTGGTGTGGTGCCTGACCAAGATCCCGGCGTTGACGGGCGGCAGCGCCTCCGGCGTCATCACGGCGCAGAAGATCGTCATCCTCGGCTATGCGTTCGACACGCCGCAGCGCAAGTACGTGCTGGTGCTGCTGATCGTGGCGCTGATGGCGCTGCTGGCGAAGAACCTGGTGCGCTCGAACGTGGGGCGCTCCTGGATGGCCGTGCGCGACATGGACGTGGCGGCGGAGGTCATCGGCATCCGCCTGATGCGCGCCAAGCTGCTGGCGTTTGCCGTCAGCTCGTTCTACTGCGGCGTGGCCGGCGCGCTGTACGCATTCGCCTATCTCGGCACCGTGGAGCCCGAGGCGTACAGCCTGGACCTGTCGTTCCGCATCCTGTTCATGATCATCATCGGCGGCGTCGGCTCCATCCTCGGCTCGTTCCTGGGCGCCGCGTTCATCGTGCTGCTGCCGGTCGGGCTGAACATCGTCGCGCACGGCCTGGGCCTGCCGACCAGCGTGGCCTCGAACCTGGAGCTGATGGTGTTTGGCGCCCTGATCGTTTTCTTCCTGATCGTGGAACCCCACGGTCTGGCGCGTTTGTGGCAAATCGGTAAAGAGAAGCTGCGCCTGTGGCCATTCCCGCACTAG